The following nucleotide sequence is from Candidatus Zixiibacteriota bacterium.
CTGGTCCGTTATCTTCCTCGACGGAGATGGTGTAGTTGAGGATTGCATTACCGGTGTTCTCAATTGTCAACGTTGTATCTAACTGGGCACCGTGCTGTACCCACAGCGGCCAATCATATACGCACGGATCGACTACTATGACAGGTGACATTTCCGGCTCTACACAGGCCAGACGGAACCATTCGACATCAGCTTCCGCGAATTTTCCTTCCTGGAAGGGAAGACCTGGAGGACCGGATCGATCATCACTTTTCCAACCCGGAGCCGGCCAAAGACCATTGGTATATGCACCGGCGCTCTGATCGAGGATGTATTGGACGTCAAGATACCAATCTTCTGTGTAGTATCCCGAAGGGTCAATGACGGGAACACCGGTGAAATCTCCATAGAAGTCGGTGCCGAACTTGGTCATCGACGGCCAGTTTTCAGAGGCGCATGGTCCGCCCTCTCCTCCGACCGAATCACATCCGGGAGTATAGGTGTTGGTCAGGTTGCGAGCGAGGTCCCAGGTAAGTCCGTAATCATCGGACACACAGATCCATAGATCACCGTTAGCAGATCCAGTCGGCCAACCGGGACTGGACGGATCAGCGCAGTCATCAATAACACCGTTGGGGACATTGTTGAACTGGACAAAGAGGCAATATAGTTTGTAGTTGCACTCGGATATCGTCATCTTGGAGGCGTATAACATCCAGTAGCCGCCATCGCAATCGGGCTGTTGGTTCCACAAGAAAGGATGAACCGTGCGAATAAACGGGTTGTCTTCGGACCAATGAAAAATCTGGCCCGTGAGTTCGTATGGCGGACCGGCATCTTCGACCCACTCGCGCGAACCCCAGGCAACGTGAAAATCACTCTTCGAATCGATTAAGGCTGAAAGGTCAGTGTATGGCCGATACGGTCGGTCGCCGGTGTAGTTCTTTGTGATGTTCTGTCGAGGGTTCCAGTTATTGCCGTCGTTATACGAGATTTGATAGTATACATCGTTGTCCACCAGCGGGTTCGCCCCACCAAGGCCGGAACAAGTATCGCCGCCACCACACGGATCGGTAACGTCATGCTTCTGTGCAATCCACGTTATGGCGACTTTGCCGTAATCGTCAGCGGCAATGTCGTGACCCACAACGTATGCCGTATCCACACAATACGGGGGAAAGTCCCAGGTCGCGGTTGGGCTGGTAGGGGTGCCCACCAGGCGATAATAAGCCAGAGCCGCCGGGTCGCCGGGATCTGGTTCACCTTCCAGCGCGATAACATGCAAAAAAGTGTCGGTCGGTGTTTCTACGAGTCGGAACTTCGGCCAGCAGGCACCGTCCTCAGGGGGCGGAGGGGGAGTGACCGAACAGTAGGTTCCCAGCGCATTGGGAATCGAATCACGATAGGCAAAGTATGCGAAGCCGGGTGCGTAATCCAGAAAGAAGGTACTGTTGAAGTCACCACCGGATAGGTCCTTCAGATGTCCACCCAGCAAAGCCAGGTTCTCACCGGTGATATCAATGCCAACATAACCTCCATACTCACTAGCAGGGTGAGCATTAATCCCCCCAGAGAAAAGCAGGTTTCCTGCGCCAGCATCCCACGCCTCATATCGGTACGCACGCTCCGACAAGCAAGTGGGATCATAACCGGGAGCCCAGGTCCAGATGAAGTGCATCAGCATTTGCGACGGATCTGATGGCGTTATCCCGTAGTCGATCATCCGTCCCATTGAGCCGATCTGCTGCTGATCCCACCAGGTTGATCCGATCTTTAGTCCCACACCACGGCTGGAACCGCCAGATGAACCCAGCGCCTGATCACCTGCTTCGGCGGGGAAAGCGTATTGTTGAGAGTTGATGACCTTAGAGTCTACAACTCTGTCGTCATCCCGAACATCCCCGGCTGCTGCTGTGGTCACGATCAGACCGCAAAGCAACGCTGCCATAAGATACAACTTAGCGATTGTTCTCATTCTGTCTCTCCTTAATCCTCGCGTTTCATATGTTTAAATAATTGTCAGTCTCAATGTCAACCGTCTCAGAGATTACATGTCTACTTTTCGGGGGCACTGTTGCGCTGACATCACGGCAACGCCTATGTGTGAACTGTAGCATCCGAGAAGCAATTCAATAATGGTCGCGCAAAAAGAAGTAACAATAGCAGACTCCTGCCTTAATTTGTGTCTGCATCTACTGAATATGATAGCACCTGTGGCAGAACATGTCAAGTGCATATTGGCGATTGGTAGACAAGTACGAGGTGTTCCTCACGGCGTGTAGCAGCATACCACATCACTAAGAATGAACGCGGTTACCTTCCCGGACAGGTCGATAAACACCGTCTGCTTAATCATCTTGCCACAGCATTTATTGTTGACTCATTATTGTAATATCTTCCATCTTTAACAGCATGAAGGAATGTTATGCACAAAATCATCTTAAATCATTGGAGGCAATGTATGCTTCAGCTGTCGACGTTAGGGAAACCATGTGAACACTTCACTATATAGGAGCAAAGATATGAACCTGAAACTTATCCCGATTATCGTACTGTTGCTATGCCTGTCGGGTGGCTTCGTATTTGGATCCGTGGTCGGTAAGATCACCGGCGAGATCACAGACGCCGAATCCTACCAGCCGGTGATGGGTGCAACAGTATCGATACAAGAAACCGACATGGGAGCGGTGGCTGACCAGGATGGTATCTACACTGTCCGCAATGTTCCGGTAGGAACGTACACACTGGTGATCACGGCTATTGGTTACGCCACAGTGGAGATCGCCAATGTGGAGGTCTCTGCTGATCTGGCCAGTTATCACGACATGGCCATGAGTTCCGTAGTAACCGACATCGGTAAGACTATCAGAGTCACGGCCGAACGTCCCATGGTCATCAAGGACAAGACCACTACGGTCAGCATCATAAAACGTGATGAGATATTGGCATTGCCGACGCGTGGCGTGGAGCAACTGGTCGGTATCCAGAACAGTGTGGTGCGGGCGAACTCCGGCAACTTCACCGTTCGCAATCGCGGGCAGCGTCCAGGCGCCGAGTCGGCCCGATCGCAGGAATTGAACCTGCGCGGTGGCCGCCCGTCCGAAGTCGCTTATTACGTGGACGGCTTCTCGCAACAGGACCCGTTGACCGGAACCTCGACGACCAATCTCAGCAATAACGCTATCAAGGAAGTCTCCGTTACTTCCGGAGCCTTCTCAGCCGAGTATGGTCATGTCGCCTCCGGTATCGTTAACGTCGTTACCAACTCCGGAACCGACGAATACCACGGTAACATGGAAGTGCTGTCGGATAACGTCTTGAATGAGAATTACGATCAGAACTTCTACTCGGCCGATGTCGGAGGTCCCATCCCCGGATCGGATAAGGGCTACTTCTTCCTCTCCGGCGAGCGTACCTTCCTGGGCGACCGCAACCCATCGACGACAACCAAGGATATGCACGAGGTCTGGGGCCAGCCATTCGGATTGGACACGTTGTATTCCGATGATCCTCAACGGTTGCCCAGCAATAGCTTCAGTAGCTGGTCGTATCAGGGGAAGATCGACTATCATTTCAGCCCTAATACGAAGTTCCAACTTTCGGGCAACGGCTCGCAGACTTACTGGCGCCAGTACCGTCAGGAGTGGGCACTCAATCCCGCTCATGCACCTCGTTTCGAGGACAAAAACCTCGGCGTCAACGGCAAATTCACCCACACCCTGAATGCCAACACATTCTTCAACCTGAGTGGTTCTTACTTCAGTACCGAACGGATTCGCGGTGATGGTGTCGTTTTCGACGATTACGAGGCCTATGAGCGTAAGTACATCTGGGAGGACGGTGAGATTGATGATATCGTCAACCCGGAGTTCGGAGAATACGATCTGTTCTGGACGGATTTCGAGGACATCATTGTAGTGGCCAACCCGGACACGACCGGTTGGGATTACGCCGATTGGCTCGATACTGTTGTTGTGGACGAAGATACAACCTTCTCCAATCCCCAGGACAGTACCGTAATCACTTTCACTGACAGTGTTACAACCACCCAGTCACCTTACTGGGGCGGGTTTATCCATCGCAAGTCGTCCTATGTTGGCGTCAAAGGTGATCTGAACCTGCAGGCTGACGAACGCAACACGTTGAAGCTCGGCTTCGACTTCCAGCGACACATTTTGCGGTATTTCCGCAATCTCGATGCCACGCAGGGTTACTCGAAGCTCCGCGTCAACCGTTATGGTTTTGACAGTCTGGGTAACGTATCCGACGATGAGGGGATATTCAATGAAGCGAAACACCCCATCTTTCTTGGAATGTACGTTCAGGACCGGTTCGAATGGCGAGGCTTAGTGGTTAACGCCGGACTGCGTTTTGATTATTTCGACTACAGGACCCAGCGCGTCAAGGACACTCTCAATCCATATCAATTCGGCGTGGCCGACGTGCTCGATGAGGCTGACCTTGAGGACACTGAGAAGTTCTATCGAATGTCGCCTCGCTTGGGTGTCTCGTTCCCGGTATCGGATCGAACTCAGATGCACGTGAGCTTTGGCAAGT
It contains:
- a CDS encoding dockerin type I repeat-containing protein; the protein is MRTIAKLYLMAALLCGLIVTTAAAGDVRDDDRVVDSKVINSQQYAFPAEAGDQALGSSGGSSRGVGLKIGSTWWDQQQIGSMGRMIDYGITPSDPSQMLMHFIWTWAPGYDPTCLSERAYRYEAWDAGAGNLLFSGGINAHPASEYGGYVGIDITGENLALLGGHLKDLSGGDFNSTFFLDYAPGFAYFAYRDSIPNALGTYCSVTPPPPPEDGACWPKFRLVETPTDTFLHVIALEGEPDPGDPAALAYYRLVGTPTSPTATWDFPPYCVDTAYVVGHDIAADDYGKVAITWIAQKHDVTDPCGGGDTCSGLGGANPLVDNDVYYQISYNDGNNWNPRQNITKNYTGDRPYRPYTDLSALIDSKSDFHVAWGSREWVEDAGPPYELTGQIFHWSEDNPFIRTVHPFLWNQQPDCDGGYWMLYASKMTISECNYKLYCLFVQFNNVPNGVIDDCADPSSPGWPTGSANGDLWICVSDDYGLTWDLARNLTNTYTPGCDSVGGEGGPCASENWPSMTKFGTDFYGDFTGVPVIDPSGYYTEDWYLDVQYILDQSAGAYTNGLWPAPGWKSDDRSGPPGLPFQEGKFAEADVEWFRLACVEPEMSPVIVVDPCVYDWPLWVQHGAQLDTTLTIENTGNAILNYTISVEEDNGPGGWLGVGGFSGMLMSGLGNTETGLVIINQGGIVNSPGTEVDLTGRLIINSNAPSSPDTVEVVVTIGDMLDILRLNSSLEEGQSGGVVLQGVLMTDGTTLELWTDATSPKIRTDVFWAHHVKLTDPDYHLGGVPDINHGREVEIEGICTATTLPAVGQMTEDYLIGSVKINSVNFLSAVIPPIPSTPTDNRAVPPSLGKEVPDECKFVILVTGYCDDDFVNDINQKYDYKKNYENVDPDNIVVLGPAACLGDFDAPAGTTDGAGNFTSGGAFPATEDNVQKAFDYIKQQMIASGCAETEFQFHSASHGGGNHTSPNQKFAGTAPDPTGDGWCGGQVDGVGGDEANRISENDLRFNNDGPGTYDTDGDGDGDIEIRGGPPITVYHDADGDGIFEEGELVGTDTNGDGYVDKNDADWTPPDLDGTGTVSMIGVDDIISLGVGGSLVDDELADLISGLVNTPGTGLTKENCRAEMDQCFSGSFIDDLSGCVGEHGTACKAGEYSYGNGKQGAEAHGEYEYPFIEALKTGATWREAHDAAVESVEANEVPETPQFSGSDDCCEGIRGNVDGIGDVNIADLTYLVAYLFTGGPPPPCLEEADVNGDGEINIADLTYLVSYLFTGGPAPVACP
- a CDS encoding TonB-dependent receptor; protein product: MNLKLIPIIVLLLCLSGGFVFGSVVGKITGEITDAESYQPVMGATVSIQETDMGAVADQDGIYTVRNVPVGTYTLVITAIGYATVEIANVEVSADLASYHDMAMSSVVTDIGKTIRVTAERPMVIKDKTTTVSIIKRDEILALPTRGVEQLVGIQNSVVRANSGNFTVRNRGQRPGAESARSQELNLRGGRPSEVAYYVDGFSQQDPLTGTSTTNLSNNAIKEVSVTSGAFSAEYGHVASGIVNVVTNSGTDEYHGNMEVLSDNVLNENYDQNFYSADVGGPIPGSDKGYFFLSGERTFLGDRNPSTTTKDMHEVWGQPFGLDTLYSDDPQRLPSNSFSSWSYQGKIDYHFSPNTKFQLSGNGSQTYWRQYRQEWALNPAHAPRFEDKNLGVNGKFTHTLNANTFFNLSGSYFSTERIRGDGVVFDDYEAYERKYIWEDGEIDDIVNPEFGEYDLFWTDFEDIIVVANPDTTGWDYADWLDTVVVDEDTTFSNPQDSTVITFTDSVTTTQSPYWGGFIHRKSSYVGVKGDLNLQADERNTLKLGFDFQRHILRYFRNLDATQGYSKLRVNRYGFDSLGNVSDDEGIFNEAKHPIFLGMYVQDRFEWRGLVVNAGLRFDYFDYRTQRVKDTLNPYQFGVADVLDEADLEDTEKFYRMSPRLGVSFPVSDRTQMHVSFGKFFQRPDLNKLYVGQDFWEARVTAGSYFPFPSPRLEPEKTTLYEVGITHQLANNVAFSIDAYYRDVQDLTQIHTYDSVHSSIRTYSVFDNIDYGTIKGLDFNLAMRRTNKIRLDLKYTLSWATGTGSYAQSSYVINWSNPTGTPKVTAPLDYDQRHNLTGVFDMRLGKQEGPRFGDIFPFENTNFNAIVYAGSGTPYTPMSMYDAAVESAVRPGPAAGVNTADNPWTFNIDVKLERNFKVGNFDLVPYIWVKNLLDRENVMGVYETTGQPDGTGYLDTEVGLTNIANQGEAYVDAYELKQHNATNYSNPRMVFFGLRASF